The sequence AAATTGCTatctttagttttaattttctagagACTATTTTGTTTCGTATGACTTGGATTGCTTGAACTTATGGAAAGTGAAAAGAATGTTTTTAGAGAATGTATTTGAAATactcatttgaacttgagactGTTTTAGCTCTCATAATTTATGCCTTGCTGCAATCTTGTCTAACTTAGCTTTCCGCTTATCTTCTTTGTCTTCCGCTTCTCCAGTAATAGAGGTGTTACAAGGTGTGTAAGATTAATCCTTGTGAGTATCGCAGTCTGTATTCACTAGTTGTTTGAAGTTATTGGAGTTCTGAGAAAACAACAGGTCGTGGTTTTTTCCTCCCTTGAACAAAGAGGTTTCCATGTTAACATATGTGTTCTTACTTTAAGCATTTACATTACTTCTTGTTATCAGTATAGTCAAGTGGTTAGAACAACAGAAGACATGTCACTAAACAACAACATAGGAAAAAACAGACTCTACTAAGTGATTGATCCGCGTGTGGTAGTTGCCTATTTAACCTTGGACTGTTTCTTCCTGCTAGATTATATGAACTTGGATATGTATACAAATTAGTATTCAATGAGTTCCCAAACCTTCGCGCATAAACAATTTCCCCTATTGACATGCCACCGGGGCTTAGCATATGTTCTATATTTGTACAATTTcgatgatgatcatgagattGCTGGGATAATGGAGGCATATTATTATTGTGTATTAGTCCATGACTCCTACATCTCGGACTAGGAGGTCTTTGTGGTATGACTATACCAAAATTCGGGGCCTTAATTTCAGATGTTTTTGTAGCTTGACCTCGAGCATAGAGTGGAATCAATGTTTTTTGTGAGACTTCAGCTTTACAAACAGGGCAATTTGGCTGTTGGTTATCGATGTTCTCTGATGAAATGGTCTTAAAATGTATCCATTTGTAGATGCAAGGCCAACAATAGAGGTGACCACATAATGTAACAACATGATCATGTACAACATCCAGGCAAATGTTGCACTCGAAACCTCCAGGTGAATTTTCTTCAAGTTTATCAAGAtcaattgtgttccatttttcAAAGGAAATATCGTGTTGATCAAAGGTAGTTTCTGGTATTTGGTTGAAAAATTTGTTCTAAGGCCATATTTGCCTCTTGGTATTGATTTATTCTGGTAATGGCAAGATGAAGAATGGTTAGAATTCAGGTTTTTAATACAATTAGAAGTGAGTATTTATAAGGACAAGAATAGTAGTTTGCAAACAATGATTGTTAAGGTTGTCACTTGTCAACATCACATCATGTTAGCATGGCCAAAAAGAAAAGGCCCTACACATTATTAAACAACACTATATCATATTACTCAACTCAGTCTTAATTTATGGGGTActgtttgatttgatataacatttaataaagaaatgaagacttttaaaatatgtattgtattaaagataaaaaataaattttaagtttttcgaTCCTAGAAatgatattctttttatattaagactaaaacaaatgttttacataaattaagacaaatgAACTATCAAACACATCATAATTAAGTGATTTAATgaagtcaaaaataaatattaatggATCATGGTTAAGTGAGAGGAGTTTTGTGCAAACACGTCTTTTATCTATCTATTTGATTTAAACAAGCATAAGTTTTATCATATTAGAAATATGATTAGGACCTTATATTAGGCCCCATGATAGGAATCTTAATctagaaaataacttttagtcAATAAAAAGTAGCACTAGTTGCGTACAAGGAGCTACCACTTGATGACCTTCCACACTTCCACATCCCATAAGTTCAATAGTTTTCACACTATAagaactatatatttttttccgcgtgaatcaatgaaaattttatgttataaaacatggttttttttcattttgattttactaaactaattcactaagaaaattcataacgAAACATAAGTTCTCATTTAAATACTGGAAATAGTCACTTAGAAATTTATGAGTTTTAGGAAATTATGCATCAAAACTTAGGAAGACGCGGTTCGTATAGAAATTTGTTGTTAAGTCATAATATATACTTTTACATCTGAATATCTTTATTGATTTggttaaaattataattaaaaaaattacaatacaatataCATAGATtcacataaattatattatttcttaatgcaagtgtaAAGTAAAAATGTGACGTATAAAATAGGACGGTGGGAGTACTACAAAAGAACGCGTCCGCACATGAATTTTATAAGTACTACATGTGTCTCGAATTTAGCACCCTTTTGtcaactttttatatttttgtttacttcGAAGCAAGTCTATTCTATACTATCCAATCAATTAGGGGCGGCCGTTAATCAGATATTATTAGGCTAAAGATAacatattactccctctgtttctaattatttatccattttttttaattattcttaatTACTCGTCCATTTTGAtgaatcaagaaaggacaattttttttacctattatatcctcaattcaATTGCGTCACACTGTATTATGCCTattcaaaatatgaataagTAAACATACAAATTAGCTGACTACAATAATACAAAGATAAAAAACAATCTTaactatatgtatatatagtataattttccaTCGAAGGTGGTTCATTTGATTCCTCACTTCTTTCCCTCATTCAAAACTATGCAATATGAGACTTTCATGTCACATGGAatccttctcttttttttttttggaaatcttAATAGCTCAGTTAGTTGACTAActatttgaattcttgattcCCCATACTGCAATCCTCCAccccaatttttttcattaccTTCCTCACATATGTATAAGACCGAATCCAAAGATATAAGATGAGAGAATTTTGGGAGAGCCGCCACTCCAACTACCTCCATGTATTATCCATACTAGATCTGACCAACTGTCCATCCTACCCTCCTCTGCGTTCTTGACAACCCATTTTTGTCTTAGTCAAGTCTTTTAGTGGCACGTTTTGACCTTCTTTTCCATTACTTAGAAAAAGTGAGCTATTATTCAGATACAAAATACTATCATAATCGCCTAGAAAATTAGACATTCAACCCGTAATCACAATGATCCAATTACAAAAGCCACACGTTATGGAGCCTGTTCTGGCCTATACAGTATGTATGTACATAAAATTTGGAGTATCTAAAGAACCACTGACAAATGGCTATACGAAAGATCATATACAATTAAATTACAAGCCATTTGCAATCATCCTGCCACCTTACGCAGAAAAAATGAAAACGAACAAAACAAACACTCACACATTTGGCTTCTGATTTGACATTTATTTCAGAGAACTGGCTAGTCCTCAGAACACCTTAACTACTCGCTGCAGAAAAAAAAAGGCgcaaaaaatggaaaatgatATGTTAGATGTCCCATAATTAAGGAACAAGAGAACATTATAGCAAGAAAGAGCATGCAGGTATAAGAATGAACATGCAAGTATAACAAGTTACACAATATTGGAAGGATTCGAATCAATCACAATGACAGCATCAAGAACTTTTGTTGAATTGGTGTAATTTGACTTACTAAAGCTATTATCCAGATTATTGTCAAGTTTACTATAATGATGAGTTAAATATTGTTGTAGATCAAGGAAGAAGATGTCTTACTAAAGATTACGAGTATGGACCTCGATAGAGCTTCCATAGTTGTCTTGAATGTCCTGTTGAATTTGCTTGGCGGAATTCCCAACAGATTGTTGACAGTAATTTATATCAATAAGAGCTAGTGTGGTTATATCTGCAAAATCTCGAGGGATTGAATCCAAATAATAGCAATTTCTAAGAAAAAGTCGTTCAAGGTACGGAAAGTGATCACTACTAGTTCTCCAGTACCGAATGTATACGTTCTCCAGACACAAGAACTTCAAGTGAGGAAACCCTTCCTCAACTACTTCCCACTCCTCGCCTATGAAGGCATTGTGTGAAAGTTTAAGGACCTCGAGTTTGGGTAATTTACCAACAATGCTCAAATCCTTCCATGCCAAAGAGAATTGTCCCCTAAAAGTTAAACTCTTAAGGTTTTGTGGAAAAGCATCCGGAGGAGGTAAGAGTAAAGTTGGAACATCAGTTGGAGGTGCAGTTGGCCCGAAAAGAGTCTCTTCGTGCAATGTTTCCGTCTGAGACCTCAGAGGATCTTGCGGAGTAGAACCTGAAGGTGCAGTGTTTTTTAGAGAGCAAGCAGCAAATGGATAAAAAATACCAAATTCCAATTTCTCGAGCTGATATAAGTAGCGAAAATCATACAGGTCCTTGCGATTGCGAAAGTCCTCTGGGATGCCAAATACTTGCAACTTCTTTAAATTGGGAAATAGTCTAAAAATAGACCCTGTACAATACCGAGGATTCAATTGATTGAGGCATTGCAAACTTTTCAAAACCAATCTGTTCTCTGTAGGCTCATGACTCCGCAAGTAATTCCAGCCCATACACAACTTCCTCAATTGTGGCATTGTCAAAATTACCGATGGTAATATGAAAGGATAAGCACAATCACCGGTAAATGGAACGTAAAGTTTAAAAGTTTGCAGATAGCATAGGCTTGATATCGATAGAGGAATGTCTATTATTGATGAGGGAACAGCTTCTTTCGATCCTCGATACTGCTGTAAGCAAGGATTAAAACACAAAGATAGGTATCTCAAATGAATTAGAGAAAGTACTCCACTGGGAAAAATTGGGCATGTAGTCGAACCAAGATCTAGTACTCTTACTAGCTTGAAAGACAATTCCAGTGTGATGCAATTGAATCCTCCATCCAACATGATAATAGAATGAGCCTCACTGTTACGACACCAAGCCAATTCTTCCTCCTTATAGATACTGATCCGACTTCGACTCTTAAAGGAACACTGAATGGATTGTGCACATGAATTTTGATCACTCTTTCCTCTGATAACATTCACAAAATCATTCACAAAATTCATGTTTCGAGCTTCCCTCAAACAGAGTTCACGGGTCACATCGTGCATTCCACAACTCTCTATTTCCCCATCAATACTCAAATTGTGGATAGAAATTAGACTTCTATCTACAAGCTCGTTTATACATGTTTCTGCCACCTCTTCTATGCTTTTTCCCTCTTCTTCATTCAAAAACCCCTCTACAGGCCATAACTCAACAAGTTTATTTACATAAATCTCTTCATCTTCTGCGAAAATTGCAAAATACAGAAAACACGGTTTTAGGTGAGAAGGCAAGTGATGGTAACTCAAAGCCAACACTCTCATGCATTTTGCTTCAAGATCTGTGCTTACCACCGAACTTACATTCTCCGCAACATTTTGCCACTCATCCAATTTTTTACTGATTTTGGAGAGAAGTCCAGCAATCACAGTAATTGCTAGAGGTAATCCTCCACATTTTAATGCAATTTGTTTcccaatattttcaaatttaggaGAATAAGAACCTTCTTTTTCAAAGATCTTTTTGTATAGTAAATTCCAACTTTCGTCAAAATTCATGAGGCGCATGTGATGAGGAGGCTTACCTGAACTAGCATATTCAGCCACTTCCACATTCCGAGTAGTCAGGAGTATTCTGCTTCCATTATAACAGTCTGGGAAACATAGTTTTATATCATCCCAAGCTTCTGTAGTCCATAAGTCATCAATGACTACCAAGTATCTCCTGCCTTTCAGATGCTTTTGCAGTTGGTCCGCTAGCTGATCATCAGGTTCGTCACTTATCGAAGAAAGAAGGCCTTGGAGTACATTTCTCACACAATACTCTTGTGAAACAGTTGCTTTTGCACGAATATCAAATCGAGACATAATGTAAGGATCACTATAGAGTTTTGTAGCCAAAGTTGTTTTGCCGATACCTCCCATCCCTACGATTGAGACAACTTCTAGTTCCCTTCCTCCTCTAGCAAGTTGATCCAGCAtcatctcaaattcattttCACGGCCAACCATTATATTCTCGGGCTGCTCAACAGCACGTTCAGGTAAACTGACAAGTGAGCTAGTTTGTGGTTTTAGATCTTTCATGCTGTCCGATGTTGCCATCCACTGTTTCACGGTGGAATCAATGCATTCTAGTGCTTGTTCCAAGACGAAAAAAATCTCCCACATAGCCCTGCTTCTTTCCTCCAAATTCTGTGCTAAAAAAACACTTCTTGATTCCAAGTCAACCATATCTTCTGTTGTGTATGCTACCTCTATGATTTCAACTTCCAAGATTGTTAACTCCTCATGATCGCCCGTTATATTGCAGGATTTCTCCAGAATAGCTCTTAAAGATTCGAGCTTTTCATAAAAC is a genomic window of Solanum stenotomum isolate F172 unplaced genomic scaffold, ASM1918654v1 scaffold21218, whole genome shotgun sequence containing:
- the LOC125850938 gene encoding putative late blight resistance protein homolog R1A-10, with the translated sequence MAYAAVTSLMRTIHQSMELTGCDLQLFYEKLESLRAILEKSCNITGDHEELTILEVEIIEVAYTTEDMVDLESRSVFLAQNLEERSRAMWEIFFVLEQALECIDSTVKQWMATSDSMKDLKPQTSSLVSLPERAVEQPENIMVGRENEFEMMLDQLARGGRELEVVSIVGMGGIGKTTLATKLYSDPYIMSRFDIRAKATVSQEYCVRNVLQGLLSSISDEPDDQLADQLQKHLKGRRYLVVIDDLWTTEAWDDIKLCFPDCYNGSRILLTTRNVEVAEYASSGKPPHHMRLMNFDESWNLLYKKIFEKEGSYSPKFENIGKQIALKCGGLPLAITVIAGLLSKISKKLDEWQNVAENVSSVVSTDLEAKCMRVLALSYHHLPSHLKPCFLYFAIFAEDEEIYVNKLVELWPVEGFLNEEEGKSIEEVAETCINELVDRSLISIHNLSIDGEIESCGMHDVTRELCLREARNMNFVNDFVNVIRGKSDQNSCAQSIQCSFKSRSRISIYKEEELAWCRNSEAHSIIMLDGGFNCITLELSFKLVRVLDLGSTTCPIFPSGVLSLIHLRYLSLCFNPCLQQYRGSKEAVPSSIIDIPLSISSLCYLQTFKLYVPFTGDCAYPFILPSVILTMPQLRKLCMGWNYLRSHEPTENRLVLKSLQCLNQLNPRYCTGSIFRLFPNLKKLQVFGIPEDFRNRKDLYDFRYLYQLEKLEFGIFYPFAACSLKNTAPSGSTPQDPLRSQTETLHEETLFGPTAPPTDVPTLLLPPPDAFPQNLKSLTFRGQFSLAWKDLSIVGKLPKLEVLKLSHNAFIGEEWEVVEEGFPHLKFLCLENVYIRYWRTSSDHFPYLERLFLRNCYYLDSIPRDFADITTLALIDINYCQQSVGNSAKQIQQDIQDNYGSSIEVHTRNL